The Cryptomeria japonica chromosome 6, Sugi_1.0, whole genome shotgun sequence genomic interval GGTGCCTAAGGTAACAAAAATACTACAAGATGTATGCAAGAAAGGGGTGAAACTGAGAAAAATGTCTGAGGTTCTAGAGCATTCAATgggaaaatgcatcaaaattttgTACTACAAAAATCAAGTAAATGGGAAGGGACACATAATTAATGTGGCCAGTCGAAAGGAAAAGACCAAGTGACAAGCAATAAATGTGAGTAAGTGGATGTATAGGGTGGCAAATTGTTTGGTCGCTACACATACATGCAGTCCAATGCTAACATTGTGCTATGCAACTTCCAAGTGGGACCCATCCCATGATCAGTCAACTATCGAAACAAACAACTTTTCAACATGTTGGACCAACTGGGAATGTACACGTGACAAGTTGCATTGACGTGGGCATAAATTGATTTTTTGGGTCGGCATTTAAATTTTTGATGTGTACATGTTTGTTATTTTATCCACACGGAGTGTCATGTGGATTGTTGATGGTAGCCTGCTCTAGTATGGGGCTCTCTCAcctagatgtatttaagatatctataataGTTATTTGGCAATTCCAATTTCAGCCTCTTGATTAATTGACTCATGGATTCTACAAAAAGTTTTGCCCTTTCAGAAATCGAAAACTTGAGTAAAAGATGCATGCAAGAAAGGGGTGAAAGTGAGCAAAATGTGCAAGGTTCTAGAGCATTCAATGTGCAAATGCATTGAAGTTGCATGCCAGGGAAACTGAGTAAATGGGAAGGGACACATAGTTAATGTTGGTAGCCGAAAGGGGAAGAATAACGATGAGTGATAAAGAGATGTTAGTGGATGTATATGGTGGTGAATTGTTTAGTAACCACACATAGATGTGGTCCAATGCCAATGATGTGCCACGCGACCTTCGAGGGTGGACCCGTCCCATGATTGATCAACCATCCAAACATGCAACTTTTGAACACATTGGACCATTGGTAGTGTACACCTAGAAAGTTGTGTTAACGTGCGCATAAATTAATTTTTTGGGGTCAACAATTAAATTTTTGGAGTGgcagtatattttttatttttttggtccaTGTAGAGTGGCATGTGGACCATCAAAGGTAGTATGCTCCAACATGGGGCCCTCTCCTCTAGATGTATTTAATATATCCATACTAGTTATTTGATGATTCCATTTTGGGCCTCTTGATTAATTGACTCATGGACTCTACAAAAGTTTTGCCCTTTCAAAAATCCAAATCTATCTATTCATATGTCATATAAAAAATGTTTACCtataatttaaaaattagaaaatattccaaacttttgatatatatttatactactaaaaacataatgaacacaaatttaattgaattattttagCAATTAATTAAAAACTAAACTCTTCTAACCACTCTATTACCCTCTGcctttttttaaaagattaatgaATAAATAAACAAATCTTATTGTAGAAGATGAGAACAAACCGCTTTGCGGTTCTTGGATCATTAGTGGGACCGCTGTATTCTTAACAGGGTTAACAATTCTAGTTTGTGTGGTAAGGTTGGCACCATTAAATGATCATGGGTACAACTGGTGCAGGTATACTATAATTCTTTCTATTAGACTAAGGTATACGTGCCGTACTTAGTAATATGTCACTGAGAAAAACaaatggtttttaaaaaaaatggttCTCCAGTCATGTTGGCCATTGGATCTTTGACCCGAACACTTTCTATGCAACTTTTCTTTGCTTAATAACCAGAGATCATTGTCATTAAGAAGCTTAATTACTTATGACTGAGCAATCTCTAGTTATCTGGATATGTTGTAAGCCACAGAATTTGCAGGAAAAGGGAAAAGATATTTTGCTTGAAAGTCACTGTagcatgaaaaaaaaatatatgatcTCTTTTGTCCACGTTCACATCTCTCTGAACAAAACAAATCTGGACTTAGTTTTCATTCAAAGGAAGGAAGTTAGTGGGGTAGGGGGGATAATAGAGACGTATTGGAATCCCATTTGAAAGCCGCAAAGCCCAGGCAAGCAAGTCACTTTACTTGTGATGGAAGGCCCTGAATAATTCATTCCTCAGTGAGAGATAGGAGCTTTTGTGTTTGTCATTGCATGTATGAAACCATTATAGTTTAATCCAATGGAAACATACTTTTGACTTGGTAAGAGGAAAGCAATCATAGTGCTGGTCAATTTGATGAAATGGGTCATATCAATATCAACCAACCAAGTGTTAGGATAAGATAATTTTTTCAGGAAATCAGATTGTAGGGGGAGAAGTGACTGGATTTTGCTATATTTTTTAATGGGCTTCTGGAATACCCACTGTGGGAATAAGGATGGGGTTTTCTTTAAGCTTTACCGAAAGGCAGGTTGATTTTTATTTTATAGTGGAATAAACTTGTTTGGTTGCTTTTATTTCATTTTCCTTATTCCCCCTAACCGTCCAATGCAGCAAACCATTACCTCAGCTTTAGTGTTATTTACAGACCCGGCGGGCCCGTCGGGCCGGTCGGGTCGACCCGGCGGGTGGGACGGGTGGGTCCGGCGGGCCCGACGGGCCGGTTGTCCGGGACGGCTGGTCGTCCATAAAGAGAGGACGGCAATGAATTTTTACCCACTTTAACAATGTTTCACTGGTCTCCGTGTGTTTTTCTTTCTTTTACGACGAACTTTTTGACCGGGCGTAAAAGCTACGGGACCCACGGCACTGTCCGCTCCTTCCCAGCCGTCCGTTACGGCGTGCTTCAACGGTACTCTGAGTCACAGGCGTCGGATGAGAGGCAACGGACGGTGTCGATGGAAGTGTAGGGTCTGACGAGGAGGGCGTCATCCGTGGGGCCTAGCAATTAGTGACCCACTTGTTTCCAGGGCGCAACTTTCGTCGCGTGGCGCATCGAACGGCGGGGGCCGCAGTGGCGCGCCACCCGAGGGCCGGGCCCAGTGACCCACGTGGACGGCGGCGAACGCCGACCCGGAGGTCATATAAAATAGTGTGGCCGGGTGTTGCAGTGGGGCCGCTCGGCCCACCTAACCTTAAGAGTCCATTTCATGGAGGATAGTCATGATGGGTATGGATACAATGGGCACATAAAGACTGCGGCGATGGGTATGAGATTAGGAAGGGTCGTGGATGCACATGGTTAGAGCATAGCACAGGTTGTGGTGACAGGTAGGAGTgtagattagggttttattttctctcttttgttttAGAGGGGGGGTTCAGTAGGGTCTAGATAGTGGGTACAGTGATGTCGTCCGGGTGTATGATTtcttttgctttttgatttttgtAGGAGTTTGCCATTCGTTTGTTCATCATAGTTGGGCCCCGCGGACCGCGGTCCTTTTCCTCGGGTTTCCCCTTCTGCTGGGCCGCCTCGTCTTTTTCTACTTCAAGTGCCCCCCTTGCTCGATCTCTTTTACCCCCGCTCTCTCTTCCTCGCTCTCTTTTACCCCCGCTCTCTCTCGCTCGCTCCGTCTCCGTCTACTATCTGCAAAGCAGGAGCAGCTCTGCTGTGCTGTGCTGAGCTTTGTTCAGCTCACATTGAGGTCCCGGGTGCCCGAGCCTCATTTTTGCTATTTCTAACCTGCAATCTATTGTCCACATAGCTTGTTTCTTGATGCTGCCAAGGAGACCTCCTACATGATGAACTGGAGCTTCTCTAGTTGGAATACCTGTTTGCTATAAATTGGGTCTGCAACTGCAATCTATCATCCATCCTCATTTCTTGTTTTTTTGCTTCTGCCAGGGGACCATAAAACATTATGAACTGGGGCTTCTCTAGTTGGAATACCTGATTGCTATAAATTGGGTCTGCTAACCTGCAAGCTATCATCCCCATTGCTTGTTTCTTGCTGCTGCCCGGGGAACCTCCTACATGATGAACTGGAGCTTTTCTAGTTGGAATACTTGTTTGCTATAATTTGGGTCTGTGTTGGAGTAAATTTTGCTGGTtttcaagaagaggaaaataaaaaatGGCTTATATGTGTGCGGATAATGGGAATTTAATGGCTATAGCGCAGCAGTTGGTGCAGCAGCAGCAGCAACTGCATCACCCTCAGCATCATCAGCACCAAGTTTATGGAAATCATCCCAGTAATTATTTCGGGACTGGGGGTAGCAACATGGGAATGAGCATGAGTATGAACCCATGGATGGTCGGCCCGGCTTCTGGTGTCGCCTGGCAAGAAGGGAGCTTTGCTTCGGGACTTTGCCCTGATGTCATGGGCGATTTGTGCTCCACCACCACCACTGCCACCGCTGCTACTACATCCTATCTGAGCGAGCCTAACTCGGTTCTGGACTTGTCCAGGTCTTCCATGCTTTTCGCCCCCGTGGATCACTATCATGAGTTTGGGCACCATTTGCCTGACGGGGGGGTGCATCTCAAGCACCACCAGCATATGTCTCTCATCGAAACGCCTCCAGGCCCTACTGGCCTGTTTAACCAAGATGTGCTGGTGAAGAAAGAAAGGCCGCCGGTAAAAGAGAGCGGTGGAGTTTTCAGATTGCCGGAGTTGCAGACATTCGGTGGTTTCGAATCCCCGGTGAACGTTGTTGCCCCTGATGTCTGCCCGGAGTGGATGGACTGCCTGATGACGGACTTGCAGCCGGATGCGGAGGGCAACAATACCAACAGTATTACTTTTGACAGCAATCCCTGTGAGTCGACGGAGAGCTCCGAGCTACCGAGCGGCGGTTATCAAGATGGTTGGCAGAGCGAATTTGGGGTTCTTGGGGAGGCGTTTGTCTCGGCTAAGCGGCAGCAACGGCCCTTCTGCGACAGTACGACTGCAGAGCTTCTGTGCTCATCACCCTCTGCAGACCTGCTCTCTGCCGCCTCGTCAGAGCTGCTCTCGTCATCGAAGCCGAAGGCGGCAGCATTGCAGGAGCAGTACAGCGGAGCAGCAGCAGTTGCAGGAGGAGGTCACGAGTTCCAGCCTCCGCCCCATCGGGTGCCCAATGCGCAGTTGAAACGCGAACCCTCAACATCGCCTCAGAAATGGCAGGGGCAGGATGCTCTCAAGGCGAAAAGAGACGAGGATTTGAAACCGGAGAGCGAATTTCTGGATCAGTATAAGCATGGCCTTAGCCCGCATTTAGTGCAATCGCTTCTGGAATGTGCAAAAATAGTGGACACAGAGCCTGAGAGAGCTGCTCAATCGATTGCTCATTTGCAGACCATGTTGTTCCCTCAGGGCGATACTGCGCAGAGAGTGGTGTCTTATTTTGCCAATGCTCTCTCCAGACGACTTGCTGAACGCAGCGAGCAAATGCCCCAGCTCGATTCCAGCAGCGAATTTGAGGAATCCGTGCTTGCATATAAGGCTTTGAATGATGCATGCCCCTACTCCAAATTTGCCCATTTGACTGCAAATCAAGCCATCCTGGAGGCAATGGACAAAGCAGAAAAAATCCATATAGTCGACTTCGGTATTGCGCAGGGTATACAGTGGGCAGCCATTTTGCAGGCATTTGCAACCAGACCGGGAAGCAAGCCCCGCAAAATAAAAATCACAGGTATTCCTGCTCCATCTCTTGGCCCTAACCCCACTGCTTCTCTGCTCGCTACTGGTAAAAGGCTCAAAGAATTTGCTTCCTTGCTCGATCTAGACTTCGAATTCTGTCCAATTTCTATTCAAATAAGCGAGGTGGAATTATCCATGCTAAAAATCGAGCAAGACGAGTGCGTAGCAGTCAATTTCATGTTGCAGTTGTATAATCTCCTGGGAGAGTCGTCTGAAACCTTAATGAAAACACTCAAGTTGGCATTCGCCTTATCCCCTAAAGTGGTGACACTAGGGGAATACGAGGCCAACTTGAATGGGTGTAGGTTTCAAACTCGATTCCGCAATGCTCTGCATTATTACTCTGCATTTTTTGATTCCATGGAATCTATCATGGCAAAGGATTGCCCTGAGCGCCTCAATGTAGAGAAGCTTTTCTTCGAAGAGAAAATTACAGGGATCATTGCTTACGAGGGAGCAGAGAGGAAAATGAGATTAGAAGGAAGAGATCAGTGGCGTGTGCTTATGGAATCGGCTGGATTTAAGTGCTCTAATCTAAGTCACTATGCTATGAGTCAAGCTCGAATTCTTCTCTGGAATTATTGCGACAGATATTCTCTTGTAGAATCCCCTGGTTTCCTCTCTCTGGCGTGGCAAGATCGGCCGCTCCTTACTGTTTCTTCATGGTGTTGTTGCTAGTCTTTCAAATTTTCACTCTCTTGTACAGTAGCACCAATTGATTATTATTAACTTATACATAGAACATTTGCATCTTATCAAATTGTGCTTACTGTGTGTACATGCATATGCTCTGTGACTGTAAATATTTTGTGAGGATTTCTATGTCATCATCACCAGCCTGTGAATAACCTTGTAATTTTCTCCTCAAGTATTCCTTTTCTGTATTGCTTATGCATCCCCTGCAAAAACATCTGGTTGGGCAAACCGGTTATTGGTTGTTAGCCAGCATAAGGAAGTCTATGGGTCCCTACCATTGCCAGGGGTGCATGATTTTGTTTGTAACCCTCGATAAATTTCAAGGGTATCAAAAAAGGGATTGAGGGAACCTCTCACCTTATTATTCTTCCATGCTCTTCTGAGTACAACCCTTTTCAATTCTATTAAGTCATATACATGCAAAACAAATATAAGGAAACTCTGGAAAATAGGTGTTTAAAGAAGTGACTGTCTTAAACGAGTGCTTCGATTCCCTGGTATTTTCAGTTTCCTCTGTTTTGGGAATAATTACTAATCTGatatttcctttttctttctgtatTTGCAACTAGCATTCTTTTGCTTTGATAGAGTTATCGGTAGATATCTAGCATTCCTGATCAAATTTCACAAATTACTAATTTCAGGACAAGTATTCCTAACGAAGCAGAACATATCATGTTGTCAAGTCTATTTAAAGCACCACGTCTTTTCTATACTGCATAGCTCTGCACTTCATGTTTATAAATCCTAGATAACTCTTCTGGCCTTAAGAGGTCAAATGTTCCAAGTCTGTTTGTGACAAACATAGAAAGAAGACACCCATATAGAAGACACCGCATGCAAAATGGCCTAATTACAAAATCATCTCATATTGGTTTACACTTCACATCAACAATCACCAGGAGAACGTATAACGATTGTAGTCGAAGCTTTTTCCAGGATGACATATAGCAACAATGGTATTTACCAATGTGATCAGTGATAATGTTTTTAGCAAACAAGACAAAAACTACTGACCATATCTGTAGTGGACTTCTTATCTAGACCAGCTAAGAACATTTTTGCAAGACCAGGCAAATTAGTACTCGTGTTTGAGTTCGACCTGTTACATCTTGAGCTAATCTATAAGCAGCCTG includes:
- the LOC131035115 gene encoding scarecrow-like protein 4; the encoded protein is MAYMCADNGNLMAIAQQLVQQQQQLHHPQHHQHQVYGNHPSNYFGTGGSNMGMSMSMNPWMVGPASGVAWQEGSFASGLCPDVMGDLCSTTTTATAATTSYLSEPNSVLDLSRSSMLFAPVDHYHEFGHHLPDGGVHLKHHQHMSLIETPPGPTGLFNQDVLVKKERPPVKESGGVFRLPELQTFGGFESPVNVVAPDVCPEWMDCLMTDLQPDAEGNNTNSITFDSNPCESTESSELPSGGYQDGWQSEFGVLGEAFVSAKRQQRPFCDSTTAELLCSSPSADLLSAASSELLSSSKPKAAALQEQYSGAAAVAGGGHEFQPPPHRVPNAQLKREPSTSPQKWQGQDALKAKRDEDLKPESEFLDQYKHGLSPHLVQSLLECAKIVDTEPERAAQSIAHLQTMLFPQGDTAQRVVSYFANALSRRLAERSEQMPQLDSSSEFEESVLAYKALNDACPYSKFAHLTANQAILEAMDKAEKIHIVDFGIAQGIQWAAILQAFATRPGSKPRKIKITGIPAPSLGPNPTASLLATGKRLKEFASLLDLDFEFCPISIQISEVELSMLKIEQDECVAVNFMLQLYNLLGESSETLMKTLKLAFALSPKVVTLGEYEANLNGCRFQTRFRNALHYYSAFFDSMESIMAKDCPERLNVEKLFFEEKITGIIAYEGAERKMRLEGRDQWRVLMESAGFKCSNLSHYAMSQARILLWNYCDRYSLVESPGFLSLAWQDRPLLTVSSWCCC